A region from the Desulfobacterales bacterium genome encodes:
- a CDS encoding restriction endonuclease subunit S — protein sequence MISKVYPKYKPSGVEWLGDVPEHWGVKRVKFITNVNGRIGFRGYTVEDLVDEGEGALVLGGTNLSKNGKVDLQKRTYLKWDKYHESPEIKVSKGDILLGQRGTCGFPICIDFDIGHSTINPSLVIIKASLHNSSFLCFWLMNDFMKSIVDNMVSSTAVPMLSQEQIGNFCVLLPPLPEQQAIAAFLDRETGRIDSLIAKKQRLLELLAEQRTALISRAVTKGLDATVKLKPSGVEWLGDVPEHWEIWKLAHLTTRIGSGKTPTGGADVYQTEGVLFLRSQNVYDDGLYLDDVVYIDEKIDKEMAWSRVKPKDILLNITGASLGRTCITPKDLGRANVNQHVCVIRLNKSDYSSFIAQYLKSRPAKSFYDFAQTGSAREGLNFEQIGAFPITLPPLPEQQAIAAFLDRETAKIDTLSVKVAAVIERLKEYRTALISSAVTGKIDVRGAL from the coding sequence ATGATTAGTAAAGTCTATCCGAAATATAAACCCTCTGGCGTGGAATGGCTGGGGGATGTGCCGGAGCATTGGGGGGTGAAGAGAGTCAAGTTTATTACGAACGTAAATGGTCGCATTGGTTTCCGTGGTTATACAGTAGAAGATTTAGTAGATGAAGGCGAAGGTGCTTTGGTTTTAGGAGGAACGAATCTTTCAAAAAATGGGAAAGTAGATTTACAGAAAAGAACATATTTAAAATGGGATAAATACCATGAATCACCTGAAATAAAGGTTTCTAAAGGTGATATTCTTTTAGGGCAACGAGGTACATGCGGTTTCCCGATTTGTATTGACTTTGACATAGGGCATTCAACAATCAATCCAAGTCTTGTTATTATAAAAGCAAGTTTACATAATTCATCTTTTCTTTGCTTTTGGCTTATGAATGACTTTATGAAATCAATTGTCGACAATATGGTTAGTTCAACAGCCGTTCCGATGTTATCACAAGAACAAATTGGAAATTTTTGCGTTCTATTGCCCCCACTCCCTGAACAGCAAGCCATCGCCGCCTTTCTCGACCGCGAGACGGGGCGCATCGATTCACTCATCGCTAAAAAACAGCGGCTGTTGGAGCTGCTGGCGGAACAACGCACGGCGCTCATTTCCCGCGCGGTCACCAAGGGTCTGGATGCAACGGTCAAGCTGAAACCCTCCGGCGTGGAATGGCTGGGGGATGTGCCGGAGCATTGGGAAATATGGAAACTTGCACATTTAACGACACGTATCGGCAGTGGAAAAACACCAACCGGTGGAGCTGATGTTTACCAAACTGAGGGTGTGCTTTTTTTACGAAGTCAAAATGTCTATGATGATGGCCTATACCTTGATGATGTTGTATATATTGATGAAAAAATTGATAAGGAAATGGCCTGGTCTCGTGTGAAGCCTAAGGATATTCTGTTAAATATCACTGGAGCGTCATTAGGGAGAACGTGTATTACTCCAAAAGATTTGGGAAGAGCAAATGTCAATCAGCATGTTTGTGTAATTCGGTTGAATAAAAGTGATTATTCAAGTTTTATTGCTCAGTATCTAAAAAGTAGGCCAGCGAAATCGTTTTATGATTTTGCTCAAACTGGTTCGGCTCGAGAAGGTCTTAACTTTGAGCAAATTGGAGCTTTCCCAATCACTCTTCCCCCACTCCCCGAACAGCAAGCCATCGCCGCTTTTCTCGACCGAGAGACGGCGAAGATCGATACGCTTTCTGTCAAGGTGGCTGCAGTCATTGAGCGGCTCAAAGAATACCGGACAGCGCTGATCAGCTCGGCGGTGACCGGTAAGATCGATGTGCGAGGTGCACTATGA